A genomic window from Diospyros lotus cultivar Yz01 chromosome 2, ASM1463336v1, whole genome shotgun sequence includes:
- the LOC127795873 gene encoding transcription factor MYB1R1-like, whose product MPKSDANAGEEKAAGEIMLFGVRVKVDPMRKSVSLNDLSQYVQPNESPNVNDPSAAAAAAGYASADEAVNHQSSGNRERKRGVPWTEEEHKLFLLGLQKVGKGDWRGISRNFVKTRTPTQVASHAQKYFLRRSNLNRRRRRSSLFDITTDTVTAIPMEEEKGLPDGKIQPLLSPETSSISGSQVLPYPVAVGPVLVPVQIENPMEKLTLRQLDRANNEPANLIRPIPVLPIPNPKIMTDLNLNQRLMAEPEPLSLQLSLSADLNQLPRHSAFQVLSSVSNGDSIISVA is encoded by the exons ATGCCGAAGAGTGATGCCAACGCCGGAGAGGAGAAAGCCGCCGGTGAGATCATGCTGTTCGGCGTCCGAGTGAAGGTCGACCCCATGAGGAAGAGCGTTAGCTTGAACGATCTGTCTCAGTACGTGCAGCCGAATGAATCCCCTAACGTCAACGATCcttccgccgccgccgccgccgccggtTACGCGTCCGCCGACGAGGCCGTAAACCACCAGTCCTCCGGGAATCGCGAACGCAAGAGAG GGGTTCCGTGGACCGAGGAAGAGCACAAGCTATTCCTTTTAGGGCTGCAGAAAGTAGGCAAAGGAGATTGGAGAGGAATTTCGAGAAATTTCGTGAAGACTCGTACTCCCACACAGGTCGCCAGCCACGCTCAGAAATACTTCCTCCGTCGGAGCAACCTCAATCGCCGTCGCCGTCGATCTAGCCTCTTCGACATTACAACTGATACG GTCACTGCAATTccgatggaagaagaaaaaggtcTTCCAGATGGCAAAATTCAGCCGCTTCTGTCTCCGGAAACTTCCAGTATTAGTGGATCTCAGGTCCTTCCCTACCCAGTGGCTGTTGGCCCCGTCCTAGTGCCGGTACAGATTGAGAATCCCATGGAAAAACTAACCCTAAGGCAACTCGATCGTGCCAATAATGAGCCGGCAAATCTTATCCGTCCAATCCCAGTTCTTCCAATTCCCAATCCCAAGATAATGACAGACCTTAACCTAAATCAGAGATTAATGGCAGAGCCAGAGCCGTTATCTCTGCAGCTATCACTGTCGGCCGATCTGAACCAGTTGCCAAGGCATTCCGCGTTTCAGGTGCTGTCAAGCGTCAGCAATGGGGATAGCATTATCAGCGTTGCATGA
- the LOC127794393 gene encoding LOW QUALITY PROTEIN: pentatricopeptide repeat-containing protein At1g74850, chloroplastic-like (The sequence of the model RefSeq protein was modified relative to this genomic sequence to represent the inferred CDS: inserted 1 base in 1 codon), whose protein sequence is MTLSSLLVSIPNPPNLFPTVLRPNPNQFAFPANKFEFPGDWRIGNYTGWRLRAKPKELVLGNPTVTVEKGKYSYDVETLINKLSSLPPRGSIARCLDAFKNKLSLNDFAQVFKEFAARGDWQRSLRLFKYMQRQIWCKPNEHIYTIMIGLLGREGLLEKCTEIFDEMPSHGVARSVFSFTSIINAYGRNGQYETSLELLEKMKKDRVPPSILTYNTVINACARGGYDWEGLLSLFAEMRHEGIQPDLVTYNTLLSACANRGLGDEAEMVFRTMNEGGVLPDITTYGYLVETFGQLGKLEKVSELLRDMELGGNLPEISSYNVLLEAYAHSGSIKEAMGVFRQMQEAGCMPNAVTYTILLNLFGKRGRYDDVRELFLEMKVNNTQPDAATYNILIQVFGKGGYFKEVVTLFHDMVEENVEPNMETYEGLIFACGKGGLHEDAKNILLHMNDKQLVPSSKAYTGVIEAYGQAALYEESLVAFNTMNEMGSNPTIETFNSLIEAFARGGLYKECEMMLWRMGESGIAQDRDSFNGVIEGFRQGGQFEEAIKXYVEMEKARCDPDERTLEAVLSVYCFAGLVDESEQQFQEIKALGILPSVMCYCMMLAVYAKVDRWDNANELLDEMLTNRASNIHQVIGQMIKGDYDDDSNWQMVEYVFDKLNSEGCGLRIRFYNTLLEALWWLGQKERADRVLKEATKRGLFPELFRSNRLVWSVDVHRMWPGAACVALSVWLNNMHEMFENGEDLPQLATVVAVRGQMEKSSITRDFPVAKTTYSFLKDNVSSSFCFPGWNKGRIICQRAQLKKILSPTKRSSDGAKKDKLISLRNSPLPLQRTRTPTSEIRREQQGVVDSERKTRMATELMAGMV, encoded by the exons ATGACCCTCTCCTCTCTCTTAGTTTCCATTCCCAACCCTCCCAATCTCTTTCCCACAGTGCTCAGACCAAATCCCAACCAGTTCGCTTTTCCCGCCAACAAGTTCGAATTTCCAGGCGACTGGAGGATCGGAAACTACACCGGCTGGAGGCTCAGGGCCAAGCCGAAGGAGCTCGTCCTCGGCAACCCGACGGTGACCGTCGAGAAGGGGAAGTATAGTTACGACGTCGAAACCCTAATCAACAAGCTCTCGAGCTTGCCGCCGAGGGGAAGCATCGCGCGATGCCTCGACGCGTTCAAGAACAAGCTCAGTCTCAATGATTTCGCCCAGGTGTTCAAGGAGTTCGCCGCTCGTGGCGACTGGCAAAGGTCGCTCCGCCTCTTCAAGTACATGCAGCGCCAGATCTGGTGCAAGCCAAACGAGCACATCTACACCATCATGATCGGCTTGCTCGGCCGCGAGGGCTTGCTGGAGAAATGCACTGAGATATTCGACGAAATGCCGAGCCATGGCGTGGCGCGGAGTGTCTTCTCGTTCACCTCCATAATCAACGCGTACGGCCGGAACGGCCAGTATGAGACTTCCCTGGAGCTtctggagaagatgaagaaagatAGAGTTCCGCCGAGCATTTTGACTTACAATACGGTGATCAACGCGTGTGCAAGGGGTGGCTATGATTGGGAAGGGTTGCTGAGTTTGTTCGCTGAAATGCGGCATGAAGGTATACAACCCGATCTTGTGACTTATAATACACTGCTTAGTGCTTGTGCAAATAGGGGTTTAGGTGATGAGGCGGAGATGGTTTTTAGGACTATGAATGAGGGTGGTGTTCTGCCGGATATTACTACTTATGGTTACTTGGTCGAGACGTTTGGGCAATTAGGTAAGCTAGAGAAGGTTTCTGAGCTTCTAAGGGACATGGAGTTAGGAGGGAATTTGCCTGAGATTTCATCTTATAACGTCTTACTAGAGGCTTATGCACACTCTGGCTCGATTAAAGAGGCAATGGGTGTGTTTAGGCAAATGCAAGAAGCAGGTTGCATGCCTAATGCAGTGACTTATACTATTTTGTTGAATTTGTTTGGGAAGCGTGGGAGATATGATGATGTTCGTGAACTTTTTCTTGAGATGAAAGTAAACAATACCCAGCCCGATGCTGCTACTTATAATATTCTCATACAGGTTTTCGGGAAGGGTGGATATTTTAAGGAGGTAGTGACTTTATTCCATGATATGGTGGAGGAGAATGTTGAGCCAAATATGGAGACCTATGAGGGATTGATATTTGCTTGCGGAAAAGGAGGACTTCATGAGGATGCAAAGAACATTTTACTTCATATGAATGACAAACAGTTAGTGCCAAGTTCAAAGGCTTACACGGGGGTCATTGAAGCATATGGACAAGCTGCACTATATGAGGAATCTCTTGTTGCCTTTAATACAATGAATGAGATGGGCAGTAATCCCACCATAGAAACTTTCAACTCTTTGATTGAAGCATTTGCTAGAGGGGGACTTTACAAAGAGTGTGAGATGATGTTATGGAGAATGGGTGAAAGTGGTATTGCACAGGACAGGGATTCATTTAATGGGGTTATTGAAGGATTTAGACAAGGGGGCCAGTTTGAAGAAGCTATAa tgtatgttgagatggaaAAGGCTAGATGTGATCCAGATGAGCGTACCCTTGAGGCAGTGTTGAGTGTTTACTGCTTTGCAGGTCTTGTTGATGAGAGCGAGCAACAGTTTCAGGAAATTAAAGCATTGGGCATACTGCCTAGTGTGATGTGCTACTGTATGATGCTGGCAGTTTATGCAAAGGTTGACAG GTGGGATAATGCTAATGAATTGCTGGATGAGATGTTGACAAATAGGGCATCCAATATTCATCAAGTAATTGGTCAAATGATCAAAGGAGATTATGATGATGACTCTAACTGGCAGATGGTGGAGTATGTGTTTGACAAACTCAACTCTGAAGGCTGTGGTTTGCGAATAAGGTTCTACAACACACTCCTAGAAGCACTTTGGTGGCTGGGGCAAAAGGAGCGGGCTGACAGAGTTCTCAAGGAAGCAACAAAGCGGGGACTTTTCCCTGAGTTATTTCGTTCTAACAGACTTGTGTGGTCCGTGGACGTACACAG GATGTGGCCTGGTGCTGCATGTGTAGCATTATCTGTTTGGCTTAATAACATGCATGAAATGTTCGAAAATGGGGAGGATCTTCCTCAATTGGCAACTGTTGTTGCAGT GCGGGGGCAAATGGAGAAAAGCTCAATAACACGAGACTTCCCTGTTGCAAAGACTACCTACTCCTTTTTGAAAGACAATGTGTCATCCTCCTTTTGCTTTCCTGGATGGAACAAGGGCCGAATCATCTGTCAACGGGCGCAGCTTAAAAAGATTTTGTCACCCACAAAACGTTCTTCAGATGGGGCCAAAAAGGACAAGTTAATATCATTAAGAAATTCTCCCTTGCCCCTTCAAAGGACAAGAACACCCACAAGTGAGATCAGGAGAGAACAGCAAGGAGTTGTGGATTCTGAAAGAAAAACCAGAATGGCAACTGAGCTTATGGCAGGCATGGTTTAA